A portion of the Terriglobia bacterium genome contains these proteins:
- a CDS encoding metal ABC transporter substrate-binding protein: MIQRINQFLPVFLMLMVAAALSMLLSSPAKAAAKLKVVTATTDMAVLAEEVGGDHIEVESIARGYQDPHYVEAKPSFLLKLRKADLLIVVGLQLEIGWLPPLITQSGNPRIQVGAPGYLDASQFAEILEIPTGTVTRAMGDVHPLGNPHYWLEPENGRRIARGIQQRLAEIRPEDKVFFEQRFQSFSQRLTVAEKNWDDQMRPFRGRKVITYHRSWPNFTKRFGLNVVNFVEPRPGIPPSPGHTLDLIGMMRRESVKVIMVEPYFDLKTPNSIASQTGAQVVVLLPSVGGEKEVTDYFKLFDYDVALLTKAFKAAQ, translated from the coding sequence ATGATCCAACGAATCAATCAGTTCCTCCCCGTATTCTTGATGCTTATGGTAGCGGCAGCGCTATCAATGCTCCTTTCCTCACCGGCGAAAGCCGCGGCAAAACTGAAGGTCGTCACAGCGACGACAGACATGGCGGTGCTTGCGGAAGAGGTGGGGGGCGACCACATTGAAGTGGAATCGATTGCCCGCGGATATCAGGATCCGCACTACGTGGAGGCCAAGCCCAGCTTCCTGTTGAAACTGCGCAAGGCCGACTTGCTCATCGTGGTGGGACTTCAACTGGAAATCGGCTGGCTGCCGCCGCTCATCACGCAGTCGGGCAACCCCCGCATTCAAGTCGGAGCCCCTGGCTACCTGGATGCTTCCCAGTTCGCGGAAATCCTGGAGATTCCCACGGGCACGGTCACGCGGGCCATGGGCGATGTGCATCCCCTGGGGAATCCGCACTACTGGCTCGAACCGGAAAACGGCCGCCGCATCGCCCGCGGAATTCAACAGAGGCTGGCGGAAATAAGACCTGAAGACAAGGTTTTTTTCGAGCAACGCTTCCAGTCCTTCAGCCAGCGCCTCACCGTGGCGGAGAAGAACTGGGACGATCAAATGAGGCCATTTCGCGGGCGCAAAGTGATCACCTATCACCGCTCCTGGCCCAACTTCACGAAGCGGTTCGGCCTGAACGTGGTCAACTTTGTGGAGCCGCGGCCGGGTATCCCGCCCAGCCCCGGCCACACGCTGGACCTGATTGGAATGATGCGCCGCGAGAGCGTGAAGGTGATTATGGTGGAACCGTACTTCGATCTAAAGACGCCCAACAGTATCGCGAGCCAGACCGGAGCCCAGGTGGTCGTCCTGTTGCCATCGGTGGGAGGTGAGAAGGAGGTGACCGATTACTTCAAACTTTTCGATTACGATGTGGCATTGCTTACGAAAGCGTTTAAGGCGGCCCAATAG
- a CDS encoding metal ABC transporter permease, whose amino-acid sequence MEILPFLLMPFLASLILTGIHAYLGVHVVERGVIFVDLALAQIAALGAIVAILMGMDPHGTGAYWLSLAFTFLGAIVFSLLRVRHARIPQEAIIGIAYAVASAAAILAMSKATGETEHLKDMLVGNILAVSGREVGKTALLYGAIGLFHFVFRKKFLLISINLAAAEAQGISTRFWDFLFYASFGFVVTSSVAIAGVLLVFCYLIVPSVGAMLFADRIGRRLAIGWTMGTLVSALGVYFSVELDLPTGATIVCTFGGVLAFMFLLHFLFHRQRAAGEIQQVISQVKTTTPSDR is encoded by the coding sequence ATGGAGATTCTTCCATTTTTGTTAATGCCGTTTCTGGCGAGTTTGATTTTGACAGGCATCCATGCTTATCTGGGCGTGCACGTCGTCGAGCGCGGGGTCATCTTCGTTGACCTCGCCTTGGCCCAGATTGCAGCGCTTGGGGCCATAGTGGCCATCCTCATGGGAATGGACCCTCATGGAACGGGGGCGTACTGGCTCAGCCTGGCTTTCACGTTTCTGGGGGCAATTGTCTTTTCGCTTCTTCGGGTTCGACATGCGCGCATCCCCCAGGAAGCCATCATCGGGATTGCTTATGCTGTCGCCTCTGCTGCGGCTATCCTGGCCATGAGCAAGGCCACCGGAGAGACTGAGCACCTTAAGGACATGCTCGTCGGGAATATTCTGGCGGTTTCGGGTCGGGAGGTCGGCAAGACCGCGCTGCTCTATGGAGCGATCGGTTTATTCCACTTTGTCTTCCGGAAGAAGTTCCTGCTGATTTCGATTAATCTTGCAGCTGCAGAAGCTCAAGGCATTTCAACTCGCTTCTGGGATTTTCTGTTCTACGCCTCCTTCGGATTCGTTGTCACTTCCTCTGTGGCCATTGCAGGGGTATTGCTGGTTTTCTGTTATCTGATCGTGCCCTCTGTCGGAGCCATGTTGTTCGCAGACCGGATCGGCCGCCGGTTGGCCATTGGGTGGACAATGGGGACGCTGGTTTCTGCACTTGGAGTGTATTTCTCGGTCGAACTCGATCTGCCGACGGGGGCCACAATCGTCTGCACCTTCGGAGGAGTTCTCGCATTCATGTTCTTGCTGCATTTTCTGTTCCACCGCCAACGCGCGGCGGGAGAGATCCAGCAGGTCATCTCGCAGGTTAAGACCACGACACCATCCGATCGTTAA
- a CDS encoding aldehyde dehydrogenase family protein, whose product MSAASVPAIQAQRLFIAGEWRDGAAGKTFETTNPATEEVITTIASAEVEDVDAAVAAARRAFDERGNAWKKMSAADRGKLLWKMADLIEKNIDEFARLETLDNGKPIFESRYVDMPMVVEVFQYYAGSATKILGETIPAKGNYFNYTLREPVGVVAAITPWNFPLLLASWKIAPALAAGNTVIHKPASLTPLTALKLAAVAQEAGVPPGVFNVITGKGATVGDALVEHKGVDKIAFTGSTEVGREVMRKAAGTVKKVSLELGGKSPNIVFADADLDAAARGAYLGIFYGKGEVCAAGSRLFVEESVHDQLMEKLIARTRKLQPADPLDPKTRLGALVSEGQLRSVMRYIELGKNEGGRLVTGGERAQVNGKGSFLQPTIFDGVHPEMTIAREEIFGPVLATLSFKDVDDGLSQANATMYGLAAAVWTRDIKKAHRVARELKAGTVWINTYNVYDPSMPFGGYKQSGFGRELGMGALDLYTQTKSVWVDLNE is encoded by the coding sequence ATGAGCGCAGCTTCGGTCCCAGCAATTCAAGCCCAGCGACTCTTCATCGCCGGTGAGTGGCGCGATGGCGCGGCAGGAAAGACCTTCGAGACGACCAATCCGGCCACCGAAGAAGTCATCACGACCATCGCCTCGGCTGAAGTAGAGGACGTCGACGCGGCGGTGGCGGCGGCTCGGCGGGCCTTCGACGAGCGAGGAAATGCCTGGAAGAAGATGAGCGCCGCGGATCGAGGCAAGTTGCTTTGGAAGATGGCCGACCTGATTGAGAAAAACATTGACGAGTTTGCGCGGCTCGAGACGCTGGATAACGGCAAACCCATCTTTGAGTCGCGCTATGTGGATATGCCGATGGTGGTTGAGGTGTTTCAATATTACGCCGGGTCGGCGACGAAGATTCTCGGTGAGACGATTCCCGCAAAGGGCAACTATTTCAATTACACCTTGCGGGAACCCGTAGGAGTAGTGGCGGCGATCACTCCCTGGAATTTTCCGCTTCTTCTGGCGAGCTGGAAGATTGCGCCGGCCCTGGCCGCGGGCAACACGGTCATTCATAAGCCCGCTTCGCTGACACCCCTCACAGCACTCAAGCTGGCGGCCGTGGCGCAGGAAGCCGGCGTTCCTCCCGGCGTGTTCAACGTGATCACCGGCAAGGGCGCGACCGTGGGGGATGCCCTGGTCGAGCACAAGGGGGTGGACAAGATCGCTTTTACAGGCTCCACTGAAGTCGGCCGCGAGGTCATGCGAAAAGCGGCCGGTACAGTGAAAAAAGTCTCGCTGGAACTTGGCGGAAAATCGCCCAATATCGTCTTCGCTGACGCAGATCTGGATGCCGCCGCCCGGGGTGCTTACCTGGGAATATTTTATGGGAAAGGTGAAGTGTGTGCCGCCGGCTCCCGCCTCTTCGTCGAGGAGTCGGTCCATGATCAGTTGATGGAGAAGCTCATCGCCCGGACCAGGAAGTTGCAGCCGGCCGATCCCCTCGACCCCAAAACTCGGTTGGGGGCCCTGGTCAGCGAGGGTCAGCTCCGCTCGGTCATGCGTTATATCGAATTGGGAAAAAATGAAGGGGGACGCCTGGTGACCGGCGGCGAACGGGCACAGGTCAACGGCAAAGGGAGTTTTCTCCAGCCCACAATCTTTGACGGGGTTCATCCGGAGATGACCATCGCGCGAGAGGAGATTTTTGGCCCGGTACTCGCCACGCTCTCCTTTAAAGATGTCGACGATGGCTTGAGTCAGGCGAATGCGACCATGTACGGGCTGGCCGCCGCCGTATGGACGCGCGATATCAAGAAAGCCCATCGCGTGGCCCGGGAACTAAAGGCCGGAACTGTCTGGATCAATACTTATAATGTGTATGATCCGTCCATGCCTTTTGGAGGCTATAAACAGTCCGGATTTGGGCGCGAACTCGGTATGGGGGCACTCGATCTGTACACCCAGACGAAGAGCGTGTGGGTTGACTTAAATGAATGA
- a CDS encoding OmpH family outer membrane protein, producing MKIRTIAGMFFGMAGLLGASLLFAQASNASRVGVINMQTAILESIEGKKAADTLKTKYDAKTAELEKKKKEIEDLTAELKKQEKNLSEEAQTQKSKLIDTKQKELTRAGEDASNEFKQLQDEAINTIGTKIMRVIQSYASEQNYSLVIDSSSAQGGVLYFSPTTDITTEIIRRFDAQSASAAAPKPAAAPATPKK from the coding sequence ATGAAGATTAGAACTATTGCTGGAATGTTTTTTGGAATGGCAGGACTTCTGGGCGCCTCCCTTCTTTTCGCGCAGGCTTCCAACGCCTCACGCGTCGGAGTGATCAACATGCAGACTGCGATTCTCGAGTCCATCGAGGGTAAGAAGGCTGCTGATACCTTGAAAACCAAATACGACGCCAAGACAGCTGAGCTCGAAAAGAAAAAGAAGGAAATCGAGGACTTGACGGCCGAGTTGAAGAAGCAGGAGAAGAACTTGAGCGAGGAGGCCCAGACGCAGAAATCGAAGCTCATCGACACGAAGCAGAAAGAGTTGACCCGCGCCGGCGAGGATGCGAGCAACGAGTTCAAGCAGCTCCAGGACGAGGCCATTAACACCATCGGCACCAAAATCATGAGGGTGATCCAGTCCTATGCCTCCGAACAGAATTACTCGCTTGTAATTGATAGTTCCTCCGCCCAGGGGGGCGTGCTCTACTTCAGCCCTACCACTGACATTACAACCGAGATCATCCGCCGATTTGATGCTCAGTCCGCATCAGCCGCTGCTCCCAAGCCAGCCGCCGCACCGGCAACACCGAAGAAGTAG
- a CDS encoding thioredoxin domain-containing protein encodes MNNGIRKEISHFALFLTFAMILVLSVPLLMAAGQATTPGKPPAETPKKPEAKDPSTPPAAPAALDKANQRLIDTIQNAFSSKIPPNTDISVVARSASKVSGLDSVTLEFKNGPNSNRLEILATPDNKFAIVGQILDLSKDPFAENMEKINTANAPVSGNKNAKVTIVEYSDFQCPFCSQAYRTVENDVMKQFGDKVKLVYKNLPLPFHPWAENAAIAGLCASRQNNDAFWVLYRSFFENQSAITPENVKAKSLEFVAKTPIDAKKFEECYDNKLTLPQVKADMTEAQSLGITGTPGFIINGHQLPGAQPFSSFQKVIEEELKKSPN; translated from the coding sequence ATGAACAATGGAATTCGAAAAGAGATCTCTCATTTTGCGCTGTTTTTGACTTTTGCGATGATCCTTGTCCTCTCAGTTCCGCTTTTGATGGCGGCCGGACAAGCCACGACCCCGGGGAAGCCCCCTGCCGAAACGCCGAAGAAGCCGGAAGCCAAGGATCCGTCCACTCCCCCCGCCGCTCCCGCGGCCTTGGATAAAGCGAATCAGCGACTTATTGACACGATCCAAAATGCGTTCTCAAGCAAGATACCACCCAATACGGATATCTCGGTTGTGGCACGATCAGCCTCCAAGGTAAGCGGGTTGGATTCCGTGACGCTTGAGTTCAAGAATGGCCCAAACTCGAACCGCCTCGAGATTCTGGCAACCCCCGACAACAAGTTTGCAATAGTCGGACAAATCCTTGACCTCTCAAAGGACCCCTTCGCTGAAAATATGGAAAAGATTAACACGGCAAACGCACCGGTGAGCGGCAATAAGAATGCCAAGGTGACGATCGTGGAGTATTCTGATTTTCAGTGTCCGTTCTGCAGCCAGGCCTATCGCACGGTCGAAAACGATGTCATGAAACAGTTCGGGGACAAGGTCAAGCTGGTTTACAAGAACCTTCCTCTTCCCTTTCATCCGTGGGCCGAGAATGCGGCGATCGCGGGTCTCTGCGCCAGCAGGCAGAACAATGACGCCTTCTGGGTGCTATACCGCAGTTTCTTCGAAAACCAGTCCGCCATTACGCCGGAGAACGTGAAAGCGAAGTCCCTTGAGTTCGTGGCCAAGACTCCAATCGATGCCAAGAAATTTGAAGAATGCTACGATAACAAACTGACGCTGCCTCAAGTCAAAGCGGACATGACCGAGGCGCAGTCGCTCGGTATCACCGGGACTCCCGGTTTTATCATTAACGGACATCAGCTTCCTGGGGCACAGCCTTTCAGCTCCTTCCAAAAAGTGATTGAGGAAGAGCTCAAAAAGAGCCCCAACTAG